The Candidatus Thermoplasmatota archaeon genome includes a window with the following:
- a CDS encoding arginine decarboxylase, pyruvoyl-dependent: MIPAKLFLTKGVGKHKDQLQSFELALRNAGIALCNLVEVSSIAPPNCKIISAKEGKSYIRPGEITFSVMAKNSTNEPNRLVAASIGLALPKDRNLYGYLSEYHSWGEMAKKAGDYAEDLAATMLATTLGLEFDPEKAWDERKQEYRMSGRIVRSRNITQSARGDTNGLWTTVIAAAIFVMDE, encoded by the coding sequence ATGATACCTGCTAAATTATTCCTTACTAAGGGTGTGGGAAAGCACAAAGATCAATTGCAATCGTTTGAACTTGCGCTTAGAAATGCTGGCATAGCATTATGCAATCTTGTGGAAGTATCGAGTATAGCACCGCCGAATTGTAAAATAATATCTGCAAAAGAAGGAAAAAGCTACATCAGACCTGGAGAGATAACATTCTCTGTGATGGCAAAAAATTCGACGAATGAGCCGAACCGGCTTGTTGCCGCTTCAATCGGGCTTGCACTTCCAAAAGATAGGAATTTATACGGGTATTTATCCGAATATCACAGTTGGGGGGAGATGGCAAAGAAGGCGGGAGACTATGCCGAAGACCTGGCTGCAACAATGCTTGCCACCACCCTAGGCCTGGAATTTGATCCCGAGAAGGCATGGGATGAAAGAAAGCAGGAATACAGGATGAGCGGACGTATAGTCCGTTCAAGGAATATAACACAGTCGGCGAGGGGCGATACAAATGGACTATGGACAACGGTGATAGCTGCAGCAATATTTGTAATGGATGAGTGA
- a CDS encoding (Fe-S)-binding protein, whose protein sequence is MNHLKEIQHELMCCTGCGYCKKSCPVFDIWGTEADSGKGKVFLSYGLMMGEVKEDISVIEALQKCTLCGRCEKECPSLVKISDIIHSARKDLKGMLPAHEKLLNDIDEQGNPFGKDRMKVFGGGEGEIAYFSGCMANGLKDAVFSVFDKLGINVTTIDEECCGNPIDIIGRENRQIEKLGKKFGERDVKKIVFSCPSCMQSFLPLKEKFELIHISEFLMDKNINLKDFGMKLIYHDSSILGRKLDIYDAPRKLLEKAGSLVEFDENKELSHCCGSDLAFRMAFPLAAGKMAEKIIGEAREKDAVVVTSSPHCYHHLKKHGDVIDIIEVVDRCLQ, encoded by the coding sequence ATGAACCATCTTAAAGAAATTCAGCATGAACTTATGTGCTGCACGGGATGCGGCTATTGCAAAAAATCCTGCCCGGTCTTCGATATATGGGGCACCGAGGCGGACAGCGGCAAGGGAAAAGTATTTTTGTCGTACGGCCTCATGATGGGTGAGGTAAAGGAAGATATTTCTGTCATAGAAGCCTTGCAGAAATGCACTCTATGCGGGCGATGTGAAAAAGAATGTCCCTCGTTGGTTAAAATAAGTGATATCATACATTCCGCCAGAAAGGACTTGAAAGGAATGCTTCCGGCCCATGAAAAGCTTTTAAATGACATTGATGAGCAGGGAAATCCCTTTGGGAAAGATAGAATGAAAGTCTTTGGTGGCGGGGAGGGGGAAATAGCATATTTTTCAGGCTGCATGGCAAATGGGCTGAAAGATGCGGTCTTTTCGGTCTTCGATAAATTGGGCATAAATGTAACAACAATAGACGAGGAATGCTGCGGCAATCCTATTGATATCATCGGGAGAGAAAACAGACAGATAGAAAAATTGGGGAAAAAATTTGGGGAAAGAGACGTGAAAAAAATAGTATTTTCATGTCCAAGCTGCATGCAGTCCTTTCTTCCCTTGAAAGAAAAATTTGAACTTATCCATATTTCCGAATTTTTAATGGATAAAAACATAAATCTAAAGGATTTCGGCATGAAGCTCATTTATCATGACTCCTCCATCCTGGGAAGAAAACTTGACATATACGATGCGCCAAGAAAATTGCTGGAAAAGGCTGGCTCGCTTGTTGAATTTGATGAAAATAAAGAACTATCCCATTGCTGCGGCAGCGACCTTGCCTTCCGGATGGCTTTTCCACTGGCTGCTGGAAAAATGGCTGAAAAAATTATTGGGGAAGCAAGGGAAAAGGATGCTGTAGTAGTTACATCATCTCCGCACTGCTACCACCATCTCAAAAAGCATGGCGATGTGATTGATATAATTGAAGTGGTCGACAGATGCTTACAGTAA